The Nesterenkonia xinjiangensis genome contains a region encoding:
- a CDS encoding BCCT family transporter: MADSQPPHHRPDEGSRRDEGRDPEHGAHEAQQESPDSTAAAHPRRSPVEKTAAAAGKAGTATRRAGTALKRLNVYSQGEYPHNIHPALVPGLGIDEQRRRYSVDRVVFLLAGLLTVAFVIWGVSNPENVAEVAGATFTWTMENLGWLFNVVAIVVLIFLLCLAFSKYGRIPLGRDGEKPEFSTFSWTSMLFAAGIGIGVLFFGPSEPLTYFHSPAPLTAEAESTEALHSAMAQTYFHWGVHAWAMYALVGGAVAYAAYRRGRVPLMSSIFRNLFGQRQTEGFAGKLIDIFAIIATLFGTAASLGIAAMQIGQGWTIVSGNEVTNTLLIVVIAILTVGFVVSAVSGVARGIRYLSNINIVLTIGIISLVFLLGPTLFLLNLVPSSFVEYVGSLFEMMGRSSSWGQETMDFQSAWTVFYWAWWISWSPFVGVFIARISRGRTIRQFVLGVILIPSSLLFVAYGVMGGTSIWMYREGLEGFNDEMPAAEVLFTIISHLPYVEWLPAVIMVVLAIFFITSADSASVVMGIFSTRGDLNPRKSVVVFWGLVMTGVAVVMLLTGGDTALQGLQNLVTVTAVPFAVIMLLIMVAWLRDVRTDPRALRTKYAEKALRDAVIDGVDRYGDDFSLQVAPTEPGLGAGAGVDSEDDIYTEWYQRTDENGEPVGYDFTTGTWEDGWTPEGDEDWHGDAGAYTPATTLATSSLPIVPAAENDAEAEETPPR; the protein is encoded by the coding sequence ATGGCTGACTCTCAGCCACCCCACCATCGCCCAGACGAGGGCTCCCGCCGAGACGAGGGCCGCGACCCCGAGCATGGGGCCCATGAGGCCCAGCAGGAGTCACCGGACAGCACAGCTGCGGCCCACCCCCGACGCTCCCCCGTGGAGAAGACCGCCGCGGCCGCAGGCAAGGCCGGGACCGCCACGCGGCGGGCCGGCACAGCCCTGAAGCGGCTCAACGTGTATTCCCAAGGCGAGTACCCGCACAACATCCACCCAGCGCTGGTCCCCGGCCTCGGAATCGACGAGCAGCGGCGGCGCTACTCCGTGGACCGAGTCGTCTTCCTGCTGGCAGGACTGCTGACGGTGGCCTTCGTGATCTGGGGAGTCTCCAACCCGGAGAACGTCGCCGAGGTCGCCGGAGCGACCTTCACCTGGACGATGGAGAACCTCGGGTGGCTGTTCAACGTGGTCGCCATCGTGGTGCTGATCTTCCTGCTGTGCCTGGCGTTCTCCAAGTACGGGCGGATCCCGCTGGGGCGGGACGGGGAGAAGCCCGAGTTCTCCACGTTCTCCTGGACCTCGATGCTCTTCGCGGCGGGTATCGGCATCGGAGTGCTGTTCTTCGGCCCTTCCGAGCCGCTGACCTACTTCCACTCTCCGGCCCCGCTGACCGCCGAGGCCGAGTCCACAGAGGCCCTGCACTCTGCGATGGCGCAGACCTACTTCCACTGGGGTGTACACGCCTGGGCGATGTACGCCCTGGTCGGCGGGGCGGTGGCCTATGCCGCCTACCGTCGCGGACGGGTCCCGCTGATGTCCTCGATCTTCCGGAACCTCTTCGGCCAGCGGCAGACCGAGGGCTTCGCGGGCAAACTGATCGACATCTTCGCGATCATCGCCACCCTCTTCGGCACCGCAGCCTCACTGGGCATCGCGGCGATGCAGATCGGTCAGGGCTGGACGATCGTCTCCGGCAACGAGGTCACCAACACGCTGCTGATCGTCGTCATCGCCATCCTGACGGTCGGCTTCGTGGTCTCCGCCGTCTCCGGAGTCGCCCGCGGCATCCGCTATCTGTCGAACATCAACATCGTGCTGACGATCGGCATCATCTCGCTGGTGTTCCTCCTCGGCCCGACCCTGTTCCTGCTGAACCTGGTGCCCTCCTCCTTCGTGGAGTACGTGGGCTCGCTGTTCGAGATGATGGGCCGGTCCTCCTCCTGGGGTCAGGAGACCATGGACTTCCAGTCCGCATGGACGGTCTTCTACTGGGCCTGGTGGATCTCCTGGTCCCCGTTCGTCGGAGTCTTCATCGCCCGCATCTCCCGCGGCCGCACCATTCGCCAGTTCGTCCTCGGCGTCATCCTCATCCCCAGCTCGCTGCTGTTCGTGGCCTACGGCGTGATGGGCGGCACCTCCATCTGGATGTACCGCGAGGGCCTCGAGGGCTTCAACGACGAGATGCCCGCCGCCGAGGTGCTGTTCACCATCATCAGCCATCTGCCCTACGTGGAGTGGCTGCCCGCGGTGATCATGGTGGTGCTGGCGATCTTCTTCATCACCTCCGCCGACTCCGCCTCCGTGGTCATGGGCATCTTCTCCACGCGCGGTGATCTCAACCCCCGCAAATCGGTGGTGGTCTTCTGGGGGCTCGTGATGACCGGCGTCGCCGTCGTCATGCTGCTCACCGGTGGAGACACCGCGCTGCAGGGACTGCAGAACCTGGTCACGGTGACCGCAGTGCCCTTCGCGGTGATCATGCTGCTGATCATGGTGGCCTGGCTGCGCGATGTGCGCACCGACCCGCGGGCGCTGCGCACCAAATACGCGGAGAAGGCCCTGCGCGACGCCGTCATCGATGGTGTGGACCGGTACGGCGACGACTTCAGCCTGCAGGTGGCGCCCACCGAGCCGGGACTCGGAGCCGGAGCCGGAGTGGACTCGGAGGACGACATCTATACCGAGTGGTACCAGCGCACCGATGAGAACGGCGAACCCGTCGGCTACGACTTCACCACCGGAACGTGGGAGGACGGCTGGACCCCGGAGGGCGACGAGGACTGGCACGGTGACGCCGGGGCCTACACCCCGGCGACCACCCTGGCCACCTCCTCGCTGCCGATCGTCCCCGCCGCGGAGAACGACGCCGAGGCGGAGGAGACGCCGCCGCGCTGA
- the trmB gene encoding tRNA (guanosine(46)-N7)-methyltransferase TrmB encodes MSPESQQPEQTPARSHMRHPLSFVRRSNRLTPRRQRAWDAALGQELLDIPQGQRDTAVADDFRIDWKTEFGRDAELIVEIGTGSGEAVAHAAAQHPEKNFLAVEVYRPGVAQLVSRLRREGLRNVRVANVDATEVLDKLLPEDSVAELWVFFPDPWHKKKHNKRRLVQDSFVEKIAHVLPDGGIWRLATDWSGYAVQMRDTISASRAFTNAHAGQRVGQESPLTAVRLEDLDARSMGKTPQPLPLDEAVDDVGGWAPRFEGRIQTDFETKALKAGRKIFDLTFVRTPRT; translated from the coding sequence GTGTCCCCTGAGAGTCAGCAGCCCGAGCAGACCCCCGCCCGGAGCCATATGCGCCACCCGCTGTCCTTCGTACGTCGCAGCAACCGGCTGACGCCGCGCCGCCAGCGCGCCTGGGACGCCGCCCTGGGCCAGGAGCTCCTGGACATCCCCCAGGGCCAGCGGGACACTGCCGTCGCCGACGACTTCCGCATCGACTGGAAGACCGAGTTCGGCCGGGATGCCGAGCTGATCGTGGAGATCGGCACCGGCTCGGGAGAGGCTGTCGCCCACGCCGCCGCCCAGCACCCCGAGAAGAACTTCCTGGCCGTGGAGGTCTACCGGCCCGGCGTCGCCCAGCTGGTCAGCCGCCTGCGCCGCGAGGGCCTGCGCAACGTGCGGGTGGCCAACGTCGACGCCACCGAGGTCCTGGACAAGCTCCTCCCGGAGGACTCTGTCGCTGAGCTGTGGGTCTTCTTCCCGGACCCGTGGCACAAGAAGAAGCACAACAAGCGCCGCCTCGTCCAAGACTCCTTCGTGGAGAAGATCGCCCATGTGCTGCCCGACGGCGGGATCTGGAGGCTGGCCACCGACTGGTCGGGCTACGCCGTGCAGATGCGGGACACCATCTCCGCCTCGCGCGCCTTCACCAACGCTCACGCCGGCCAGCGCGTCGGTCAGGAGTCTCCGCTGACGGCTGTGCGCCTCGAGGATCTCGACGCGCGGAGCATGGGCAAGACCCCGCAACCGCTGCCGCTGGACGAGGCCGTCGACGACGTCGGCGGCTGGGCGCCACGCTTCGAGGGGCGCATCCAGACCGATTTCGAGACCAAGGCGCTGAAAGCAGGCCGGAAGATCTTCGACCTGACCTTCGTACGAACTCCACGCACATGA
- a CDS encoding TetR family transcriptional regulator C-terminal domain-containing protein — translation MSRTTTGRPSTDRVRAAIRASGRSQRQVAAEMGMDETKLSKSLSGQRRFTDDEFVTLARVTGVPVGELLEQGPGEAPVSVAPPETDPSGASPSTPEQARRRLEIIESAWRLFARTGFEAVRVSDIAAAAGVSSATVHYYFPAKPDLFAMALSHSVKLAYDRQVARLTGVQDPVERLWRLLEMQSPHGEAGRLDWSIWLQSWNRVALAGGRDEEYVEIYRRWSETVRSAIDAGQRAGTFQPGPSEDLTGELTAFVDGLGVQVLTGVLSEEDMERRLREHLRRRILQPDVDLPGEDLPDVDLPGEDLPIERPVPSSQGSPPAVEA, via the coding sequence ATGTCCAGGACGACGACGGGCCGCCCCTCTACGGATCGGGTGCGCGCTGCCATCCGCGCCAGCGGGCGCTCTCAGCGCCAGGTGGCCGCCGAGATGGGGATGGACGAGACGAAGCTCTCCAAGTCGCTGTCCGGGCAGCGTCGTTTCACCGACGACGAGTTCGTCACCCTGGCACGTGTCACCGGTGTGCCTGTCGGCGAGCTGCTCGAGCAGGGGCCGGGAGAGGCGCCGGTTTCGGTGGCTCCGCCGGAGACTGACCCGAGCGGAGCCTCGCCCTCGACCCCGGAGCAGGCTCGCCGCCGTCTGGAGATCATCGAGTCCGCGTGGCGGCTCTTCGCCCGGACGGGCTTCGAGGCCGTCCGCGTCAGCGACATCGCGGCGGCGGCCGGAGTCTCCAGCGCTACGGTGCACTACTACTTCCCGGCCAAGCCGGATCTCTTCGCGATGGCCCTGAGTCATTCGGTGAAGCTCGCCTATGACCGGCAGGTCGCTCGGCTCACCGGCGTCCAGGATCCGGTGGAGCGGCTATGGAGGCTGTTGGAGATGCAGTCGCCCCATGGAGAGGCCGGTCGGCTCGACTGGTCCATCTGGCTGCAGTCCTGGAACCGGGTGGCGTTGGCTGGCGGCCGGGACGAGGAGTACGTGGAGATCTACCGCCGCTGGTCCGAGACCGTCCGCAGCGCCATCGATGCAGGCCAGCGCGCAGGGACATTCCAACCGGGCCCCAGCGAGGACCTCACCGGAGAGCTCACCGCGTTCGTGGACGGCCTGGGCGTGCAGGTGCTGACCGGTGTGCTCTCCGAGGAGGACATGGAGCGGCGCCTTCGGGAGCATCTGCGACGTCGGATCCTCCAGCCCGACGTGGACCTGCCCGGTGAGGACCTGCCTGATGTGGACCTGCCCGGTGAGGACCTGCCGATCGAGCGCCCCGTGCCCTCCTCGCAGGGTTCGCCGCCCGCCGTCGAGGCGTGA
- a CDS encoding 3-keto-5-aminohexanoate cleavage protein, which translates to MPRRVIITCALTGAGDTAGRNENVPVTPEEIAADAIAAARAGASIVHIHVRDPQTTLGSREVAHYREVVRIVRASDVDPVLNLTAGMGGDLVLDPQRPTTQQEGTDLVNATDRLPHVEELLPEICTIDCGSLNFGEGSNLYVSTPDMLREGAARIQQLGVKPEMEIFDTGNLWFANVLVEEGLIDPPPMYQLCMGIPYGAPADPGLLQAMVHMLPAGAEFTSFALGRNQLPWAARSVLAGGHVRVGLEDNLYLSKGVKATNAQLTERAVGLVESLGENVATPDEAREILDLTVQVPSGGEGARG; encoded by the coding sequence ATGCCACGCAGAGTCATCATCACCTGTGCGCTCACCGGAGCCGGAGACACCGCCGGCCGCAACGAGAACGTCCCGGTCACACCGGAGGAGATCGCCGCCGACGCGATCGCCGCCGCCCGAGCCGGAGCATCGATCGTCCATATCCACGTCCGTGACCCGCAGACCACACTGGGTTCCCGCGAGGTCGCCCATTATCGAGAGGTCGTGCGGATCGTCCGGGCCTCCGACGTCGACCCCGTCCTGAACCTCACCGCCGGGATGGGCGGTGACCTGGTCCTCGACCCGCAGCGCCCCACCACGCAGCAGGAGGGCACGGACCTGGTCAACGCCACGGACCGGCTGCCTCATGTGGAGGAGCTGCTGCCGGAGATCTGCACCATCGACTGCGGCTCGCTGAACTTCGGCGAGGGCAGCAACCTCTACGTCTCCACCCCGGACATGCTCCGCGAGGGAGCAGCGAGGATCCAGCAGCTCGGGGTGAAGCCGGAGATGGAGATCTTCGACACCGGGAACCTGTGGTTCGCCAACGTCCTGGTGGAGGAAGGGCTGATCGACCCGCCTCCCATGTACCAGCTGTGCATGGGCATCCCCTACGGCGCTCCCGCCGACCCGGGGCTGCTGCAGGCCATGGTGCACATGCTTCCCGCCGGCGCGGAGTTCACCTCCTTCGCCCTGGGCCGGAATCAGCTGCCATGGGCGGCCCGGTCCGTGCTGGCCGGAGGTCACGTCCGGGTCGGCCTCGAGGACAACCTCTACCTCTCAAAGGGAGTCAAGGCCACCAACGCGCAGCTCACCGAGCGTGCGGTGGGACTGGTGGAGTCCCTCGGCGAGAACGTCGCCACCCCGGACGAGGCCCGTGAGATCCTCGACCTGACCGTCCAGGTCCCCTCCGGCGGAGAGGGGGCCCGAGGATGA
- a CDS encoding 3-hydroxyacyl-CoA dehydrogenase NAD-binding domain-containing protein: protein MMAPGRSIDDVGTIACIGAGTIGGGWAAYFLARGHRVKVWDPAPDAEARLARLIEAAWPALEQLDMLEGADRDAWSVHTDLAEAVDGVGFVQESAPEDLTLKRRLLAELDAVTAPEVVVGSSTSGYGMTEMAAEVSRPERFVVGHPFNPPYLIPLVEVVGGEGTSPEVVDWAAQFYTALGKSVIRMDREVPGFIANRLQEALWREALHMVDNGEATVEQIDRSIRDGPGLRWPMHGPMLTFHLAGGEGGMAHMLDHFGPSLKSPWTRLQAPELTPELRGDVVAGCEVASEGRSVTDLVAERDAGIVAIRRLLGRDESPEVPS from the coding sequence ATGATGGCGCCGGGACGCAGCATCGACGACGTCGGCACGATCGCCTGCATCGGGGCCGGCACCATCGGCGGCGGCTGGGCCGCCTACTTCCTCGCTCGCGGGCACCGGGTCAAGGTGTGGGACCCCGCCCCGGATGCGGAGGCCCGCCTGGCCCGTCTGATCGAGGCCGCCTGGCCCGCACTCGAGCAGCTCGACATGCTCGAGGGGGCGGACCGGGACGCCTGGAGCGTCCACACCGACCTGGCGGAGGCGGTCGACGGCGTCGGCTTCGTCCAGGAGTCCGCCCCGGAGGATCTGACGCTGAAACGTCGGCTGCTGGCCGAGCTGGATGCGGTGACCGCGCCCGAGGTCGTCGTGGGGTCCTCCACCTCGGGCTACGGGATGACGGAGATGGCCGCGGAGGTCAGCCGGCCGGAGCGCTTCGTGGTGGGGCATCCGTTCAACCCGCCATACCTGATCCCGCTGGTGGAGGTCGTCGGCGGTGAGGGCACCTCCCCGGAGGTCGTCGACTGGGCCGCGCAGTTCTACACGGCGCTGGGCAAGTCGGTGATCCGCATGGACCGCGAGGTGCCGGGATTCATCGCCAACCGGCTGCAGGAGGCCCTGTGGCGGGAAGCGCTGCACATGGTGGACAACGGCGAGGCCACCGTCGAGCAGATCGACCGCTCCATCAGAGACGGGCCCGGTCTGCGCTGGCCCATGCATGGCCCGATGCTCACCTTCCACCTCGCCGGAGGCGAAGGCGGAATGGCACACATGCTCGATCACTTCGGTCCCTCGCTGAAGTCGCCCTGGACACGGCTTCAGGCCCCGGAGCTCACCCCGGAGCTGCGGGGCGACGTCGTCGCCGGCTGCGAGGTGGCCAGCGAGGGTCGCAGCGTCACCGATCTGGTGGCTGAGCGCGATGCCGGGATCGTCGCCATCCGGCGGCTGCTGGGCCGGGACGAGTCGCCGGAGGTGCCGTCATGA
- a CDS encoding thioesterase family protein yields MTASRLPVHESQVAQEWIDYNGHMSEAYYVLVFGHATDQTMDRLGMGPEHRAAQGCSLFTVEAHIRYLREVGLDTSLTVRTRVVGQGPKKLHLAHEMHADGELIATEEVMGLYVDQQAGGTVPFPDAIAEAIRAHLEPAPSWCGRRIG; encoded by the coding sequence ATGACCGCGTCCCGGCTGCCGGTCCACGAGAGCCAGGTGGCCCAGGAGTGGATCGACTACAACGGCCACATGTCCGAGGCGTACTACGTGCTGGTCTTCGGCCACGCCACCGACCAGACCATGGATCGGCTCGGGATGGGCCCCGAGCATCGGGCGGCCCAGGGCTGCTCGCTGTTCACCGTGGAGGCCCACATCCGGTACCTGCGGGAGGTCGGACTCGACACGTCCCTGACCGTGCGCACCCGAGTGGTCGGCCAGGGGCCGAAGAAGCTGCACCTGGCTCATGAGATGCACGCCGACGGCGAGCTGATCGCCACGGAAGAGGTCATGGGCCTGTACGTGGATCAGCAGGCCGGCGGCACGGTGCCGTTCCCGGACGCGATCGCCGAGGCGATCCGCGCGCACCTGGAACCGGCGCCGTCCTGGTGCGGCCGGCGGATCGGCTGA
- a CDS encoding penicillin-binding transpeptidase domain-containing protein, translated as MPFTSHPRRLLSLSVVAAGTLALLTGCGDARPTPESQAEALASALQTGDFSEVAVRTDAGAQELDDAVAALHAPFGDLAPEVTVGEIAVEEPPEDSPRPPSAAVDLEHSWNLEDLGLDEETWTYETRAEFTYDAEAEQWRLEPDSEIVLPGYSGHEGIGISTVPAERGRIMDDAGRAMVYNRDVVRIGIDKSQLTTGEEAPEEDTQRDVAEQLAEVLGIDAETYADRVVAHGDQAFVEAIVHRRDSDEVTAADLADIPGVHIADDQLPLAESADFAPMLLGRVGPVTAEHLEEDPSLSAGDTIGTSGLQAAYEESLRGSPGLRIHMDGETLFSTEPVSGEDLDTTLNPRLQNLAQDIVDGVEDSIASLVAIRPSDGGILAAADHHPEDAWVSTATQSTYAPGSSFKVVSSLAMLRDGLTPDSTVECPGSAQVHGQVFRNYEGFPAEHTGSVEFDEAVATSCNTLFVNAWDDVSSAELQEAAFDLGLDDESQGIGLASRFGSIPDDSELNLHAANLFGQGVVEASALGMATVAASVAAGETVHPYLAGPAAESEESAEESGLTEDEAEDLRTLMHDTIEYGTLSGLVDVPGEHIYAKTGTAQAGDGDDVYAHTWVIAFQGDLAVAIFVDEGEFGSSTNGPLLEEFLTGARDVLD; from the coding sequence ATGCCGTTCACCTCGCACCCTCGTCGCCTGCTCAGTCTGAGCGTGGTGGCCGCCGGTACGCTGGCGCTGCTCACCGGCTGCGGAGACGCGCGCCCCACCCCTGAGTCTCAGGCCGAGGCGCTGGCCTCCGCGCTGCAGACCGGAGACTTCTCCGAGGTCGCCGTGCGCACCGACGCCGGGGCCCAGGAGCTCGACGACGCCGTGGCCGCCCTCCACGCCCCCTTCGGCGACCTGGCCCCGGAGGTCACCGTCGGCGAGATCGCCGTGGAGGAGCCCCCGGAGGACTCCCCCCGTCCGCCCAGCGCCGCAGTGGACCTGGAGCACTCCTGGAACCTGGAGGACCTGGGGCTGGACGAGGAGACCTGGACCTACGAGACCCGGGCTGAGTTCACCTACGACGCTGAAGCGGAGCAGTGGCGGCTGGAGCCCGACTCCGAGATCGTCCTGCCCGGCTATTCAGGGCACGAGGGCATCGGCATCTCCACGGTGCCCGCAGAGCGCGGCAGGATCATGGACGACGCCGGCCGCGCGATGGTCTACAACCGGGACGTGGTGCGCATCGGCATCGACAAGTCCCAGCTCACCACCGGCGAGGAGGCCCCCGAGGAGGACACCCAGCGCGATGTCGCCGAGCAGCTGGCCGAGGTGCTCGGCATCGACGCCGAGACCTATGCGGACCGTGTGGTCGCCCACGGAGACCAGGCGTTCGTGGAGGCCATCGTGCATCGGCGCGACTCCGACGAGGTGACCGCCGCCGACCTCGCCGACATCCCGGGGGTCCATATCGCCGACGACCAACTGCCGCTGGCGGAGTCCGCCGACTTCGCGCCGATGCTGCTGGGCCGGGTGGGGCCGGTCACCGCCGAGCACCTGGAGGAGGACCCCAGCCTCAGCGCCGGCGACACGATCGGCACCTCCGGGCTCCAGGCGGCCTACGAGGAGTCGCTTCGCGGCTCCCCCGGCCTGCGCATCCATATGGATGGCGAAACGCTCTTCTCCACCGAGCCGGTGTCCGGCGAGGACCTGGACACCACGCTGAACCCGCGACTGCAGAACCTCGCGCAGGACATCGTTGACGGAGTCGAAGACTCCATCGCCTCCCTGGTCGCCATCCGCCCCTCCGACGGCGGGATCCTGGCCGCCGCCGATCACCACCCGGAGGACGCCTGGGTCTCCACCGCCACCCAGTCGACCTACGCACCGGGCTCGAGCTTCAAAGTCGTCTCCTCCCTGGCGATGCTGCGTGACGGCCTCACACCCGACTCCACGGTCGAGTGCCCTGGCTCAGCCCAGGTCCACGGTCAGGTCTTCCGCAACTACGAAGGCTTCCCCGCCGAGCACACCGGTTCGGTGGAGTTCGACGAGGCGGTCGCCACCTCCTGCAACACGCTGTTCGTCAACGCGTGGGACGACGTCTCCTCCGCCGAGCTGCAGGAGGCCGCCTTCGACCTCGGACTCGACGACGAGAGCCAGGGGATCGGACTGGCCAGTCGTTTCGGCAGCATCCCAGACGACTCTGAGCTGAACCTGCACGCGGCGAACCTCTTCGGTCAGGGAGTGGTCGAGGCCTCTGCCCTGGGTATGGCCACGGTGGCGGCCTCTGTGGCCGCCGGAGAGACGGTCCACCCGTATCTGGCGGGCCCCGCGGCGGAGTCCGAGGAGTCAGCTGAGGAGTCCGGCCTCACCGAGGACGAGGCCGAGGACCTGCGCACCCTGATGCACGACACCATCGAGTACGGCACCCTCTCCGGGCTGGTCGACGTCCCCGGCGAGCACATCTACGCGAAGACCGGCACCGCGCAGGCCGGGGACGGCGATGACGTGTACGCCCACACGTGGGTGATCGCCTTCCAGGGCGACCTGGCGGTGGCGATCTTCGTGGACGAGGGCGAGTTCGGCTCCTCCACCAACGGGCCGCTGCTCGAGGAGTTCCTCACCGGAGCCCGGGACGTCCTCGACTGA
- a CDS encoding HAD-IA family hydrolase: protein MKDLTAYTTLSFDCYGTLIDWEAGLSSVLAPWAQEQGLELDTEDLLTAYSAQEAAVMREHPSWLYPQVLAEAFRRTGRHLGTAVSDSWAQRLGDSVPDWPMFPDSAAALASLGRHYDLVILSNVHRAGFAGSNRHLRGDFAAIITAEDAGAYKPAAPPFESLEAWLDDRGTPRSELLHVAQSLFHDHVPARRHALDSVWINRRHDRPGWGATPEPAEGWSYGAEFRSMQEFAAATAAAFRDRS, encoded by the coding sequence ATGAAGGATCTGACCGCCTACACGACCCTCAGCTTCGACTGCTACGGCACGCTCATCGACTGGGAGGCCGGGCTCTCCTCCGTGCTGGCCCCTTGGGCGCAGGAGCAGGGCCTCGAACTCGACACCGAGGACCTTCTGACGGCGTACTCGGCCCAGGAGGCCGCCGTCATGCGGGAACACCCCTCCTGGCTCTACCCGCAGGTGCTCGCCGAGGCCTTCCGCCGCACCGGCCGTCACCTGGGCACGGCGGTCAGCGACTCCTGGGCGCAGCGGCTCGGCGACTCAGTCCCAGACTGGCCGATGTTTCCTGACTCGGCCGCCGCGCTCGCGTCCCTGGGCCGCCACTACGACTTGGTCATCCTCTCCAACGTGCACCGCGCCGGCTTCGCCGGCAGCAACCGGCACCTCCGCGGCGACTTCGCGGCGATCATCACCGCCGAGGACGCGGGCGCCTACAAGCCGGCCGCGCCCCCTTTCGAGTCGCTGGAGGCCTGGCTCGACGACCGGGGAACACCCCGGTCAGAGCTGCTGCATGTGGCCCAGAGCCTGTTCCACGACCATGTCCCGGCACGCCGTCACGCGCTGGACTCGGTGTGGATCAACCGGCGCCACGATCGCCCCGGCTGGGGCGCGACGCCGGAACCCGCGGAAGGCTGGAGCTACGGCGCCGAATTCCGCTCGATGCAGGAGTTCGCCGCGGCGACCGCCGCGGCCTTCCGGGACAGGAGCTGA
- a CDS encoding DMT family transporter: protein MKGHSSDIFTAREPLSPVTPPSGVWWGLLGVVAFSFTVPLTRIAVTEGVPGGGLDPLFVGAGRAVVAGFLAGSALLLARQRLPQGRQWLRLGIVALGIVLGFPVLTSLALTTATANHGAVVIAVLPAATAVVAVVRTGERPGPLFWTATSGGAAAAVAFASVHGGVGSLHWTDLLFFAAVVTAAFGYAEGGLLARELGAWQTISWALVAALPVTILLTALSLDGQVPQASPAQWASFGYLAVVSMFLGFFAWYRGLAIGPIAQVSQIQLTQPVMTLIWATVLLGERITLTTMVGGLAVVLCAAAAVRVRLRSG, encoded by the coding sequence ATGAAGGGACATAGTAGCGATATTTTCACTGCCAGGGAACCGCTATCGCCTGTCACGCCACCCTCGGGCGTCTGGTGGGGGCTTCTCGGCGTCGTGGCCTTCTCCTTCACGGTCCCACTGACCCGCATCGCCGTCACCGAGGGGGTCCCCGGTGGCGGTCTCGACCCGCTCTTCGTCGGAGCCGGACGTGCCGTCGTCGCCGGGTTCCTGGCAGGCTCGGCCCTGCTGCTCGCCCGTCAGCGACTGCCCCAGGGGCGGCAGTGGCTCCGGCTGGGCATCGTCGCGCTGGGCATCGTCCTGGGATTCCCCGTGCTGACCTCCCTGGCGCTGACCACCGCGACCGCGAACCATGGGGCGGTGGTCATCGCGGTGCTGCCCGCGGCCACCGCCGTGGTCGCCGTCGTGCGGACCGGGGAGCGCCCCGGGCCGCTGTTCTGGACGGCCACCAGCGGCGGAGCGGCGGCCGCCGTCGCCTTCGCCTCAGTCCATGGCGGGGTGGGGTCCCTGCACTGGACCGACCTGCTCTTCTTCGCCGCGGTGGTCACCGCGGCGTTCGGCTACGCCGAGGGCGGTCTGCTGGCACGCGAGCTGGGGGCCTGGCAGACGATCTCCTGGGCGCTGGTGGCGGCCCTGCCCGTGACGATCCTGCTGACGGCCCTCAGCCTGGACGGCCAGGTGCCGCAGGCCTCCCCCGCTCAGTGGGCCAGCTTCGGATACCTCGCGGTGGTCAGCATGTTCCTGGGCTTCTTCGCCTGGTACCGCGGGCTGGCCATCGGGCCGATCGCCCAGGTCAGCCAGATCCAGCTCACCCAGCCGGTGATGACGCTGATCTGGGCCACCGTGCTCCTGGGAGAACGGATCACTCTGACCACGATGGTGGGCGGCCTGGCCGTGGTGCTCTGCGCCGCGGCGGCGGTGCGGGTGCGGCTGCGATCCGGCTGA